A single genomic interval of bacterium harbors:
- the glyS gene encoding glycine--tRNA ligase subunit beta: MTGAKMLPFLFEIGTDELPARFLPVERQHVAAGFAALLAELSLEHRGLRVLATPRRLAVLVEALAEQQADRTIEVKGPPLSAARAPDGSPTPAALGFARKNGVAIDDCLEMGDGKGGAFLGVRRTLAGRPAAELLAERLPGLMTSIPFPKTMHWGTSDFEYARPIQWLVALLGEQVLPLEMAGLRAGRVSRGHRTLAAGAPVEIASPGAYLAAMRDHGVEPDQDERRRIVREGGERLAREAGGRVVEDEELLQEVTDLLEHPTPFLGAVPESYFALPDEVIVTALKAHQRYFAVRRAGDGGLLPVFFAVRDGDETALDNVIRGNEKVLNARLNDALFYWRCDLKLTPDQHTARLADVTWLEGYGTVLDKVGRVGRLVELLWSAGLGDGGAPPPELLRAARICKFDLVTEMIRDGKEFTKLEGTIGARYAAAAGEAPAVCSLLEEYYRPRSAADGLPAGAAAAALAAADRLDTLAGCWLAGFVPTGAKDPYALRRHTLAVLRILIDRAARLDLAAAVAQALAGYATLADETRRGLALGEILAFARTRLEGQLVAGGVSQEAVRAVLPAHGNDPTDAVAWARALEGFREQPDFLLLAKGVKRCRNILEGRTLEAGELAGCADRWLAGGATPGGQGFAGLPEPAETALAAAVAAAVPGLLAHREAGDYIGVFRALSGLGPAIDGFFESVRVNADQAELRELRHAFLREIYGLFAQFADFSEVAPLESTS, from the coding sequence ATGACCGGTGCGAAGATGCTGCCGTTCCTGTTCGAGATCGGCACCGACGAACTGCCGGCCCGCTTCCTGCCCGTCGAGCGGCAGCACGTGGCGGCCGGTTTCGCGGCCCTGCTCGCCGAGCTGTCGCTGGAGCACCGCGGCCTGCGGGTGCTCGCCACGCCCCGCCGCCTCGCCGTGCTCGTCGAGGCCCTCGCCGAGCAGCAGGCCGACCGCACGATCGAGGTCAAGGGACCGCCGCTGTCGGCGGCCCGCGCCCCGGACGGCTCGCCCACCCCGGCCGCCCTGGGCTTCGCCCGCAAGAACGGCGTGGCGATCGACGACTGCCTGGAGATGGGCGACGGCAAGGGCGGCGCGTTCCTGGGCGTGCGCCGGACGCTGGCCGGCCGCCCGGCCGCGGAACTGCTGGCCGAGCGGCTGCCGGGGCTGATGACGTCGATCCCCTTCCCCAAGACGATGCACTGGGGGACCTCCGACTTCGAATACGCGCGGCCGATCCAGTGGCTCGTGGCCCTCCTCGGCGAGCAGGTGCTGCCGCTGGAGATGGCCGGCCTGCGCGCGGGCCGCGTCTCGCGCGGCCACCGCACCCTGGCCGCGGGCGCTCCGGTCGAGATCGCCTCGCCCGGCGCGTACCTCGCGGCGATGCGGGACCACGGCGTCGAGCCCGACCAGGACGAGCGTCGCCGCATCGTGCGCGAGGGCGGGGAGCGTCTGGCGCGCGAGGCGGGCGGCCGGGTCGTCGAGGACGAGGAGCTGCTGCAGGAGGTCACCGACCTGCTGGAGCACCCCACGCCCTTCCTCGGCGCCGTCCCGGAGTCCTACTTCGCCCTGCCGGACGAAGTCATCGTCACGGCGCTGAAGGCCCACCAGCGTTACTTCGCGGTACGCCGTGCAGGCGATGGCGGCCTGCTGCCGGTCTTCTTCGCCGTGCGCGACGGCGACGAAACCGCCCTGGACAACGTGATCCGGGGGAACGAGAAGGTGCTCAACGCGCGTCTCAACGACGCCCTGTTCTACTGGCGCTGCGACCTGAAGCTCACGCCCGACCAGCACACCGCGCGGCTCGCGGACGTGACCTGGCTCGAGGGCTACGGCACGGTGCTGGACAAGGTCGGGCGCGTGGGCCGCCTGGTGGAGCTGCTCTGGTCCGCGGGCCTGGGCGACGGCGGCGCGCCGCCGCCGGAGCTGCTGCGCGCCGCGCGGATCTGCAAGTTCGACCTCGTCACCGAGATGATCCGCGACGGCAAGGAGTTCACGAAGCTCGAGGGCACCATCGGCGCGCGCTACGCCGCGGCGGCGGGGGAGGCCCCCGCCGTGTGCTCGCTGCTCGAGGAATACTACCGCCCACGCTCCGCCGCGGACGGGCTGCCCGCCGGGGCGGCCGCCGCCGCGCTGGCCGCGGCCGACCGCCTGGACACCCTGGCGGGCTGCTGGCTGGCCGGGTTCGTCCCGACCGGCGCCAAGGACCCCTACGCGCTGCGGCGCCACACCCTGGCCGTGCTGCGCATCCTGATCGACCGCGCCGCGCGCCTGGACCTCGCCGCCGCCGTCGCTCAGGCCCTCGCCGGCTACGCGACGCTGGCCGACGAGACCCGCCGCGGTCTGGCCCTCGGCGAGATCCTCGCTTTCGCCCGCACGCGCCTGGAGGGGCAACTGGTCGCCGGGGGCGTCTCCCAGGAGGCGGTGCGGGCGGTCCTGCCCGCGCACGGGAACGACCCGACCGACGCGGTCGCCTGGGCCCGCGCCCTCGAAGGCTTCCGGGAACAGCCGGATTTCCTGCTGCTCGCCAAGGGCGTCAAGCGCTGCCGCAACATCCTGGAAGGCCGCACCCTCGAGGCGGGGGAACTGGCCGGCTGCGCGGACCGGTGGCTCGCCGGGGGCGCGACCCCCGGGGGACAGGGATTCGCGGGTCTGCCCGAACCGGCCGAAACCGCCCTGGCCGCGGCCGTGGCCGCGGCCGTGCCCGGCCTGCTCGCGCACCGGGAGGCGGGG
- a CDS encoding glycine--tRNA ligase subunit alpha has protein sequence MLSYQEMIAGLQRFWMDQGCVIIQPYNSEVGAGTFNPATFLRCLGPEPWKVAYVEPSRRPKDGRYLENPNRVQQFLQYQVILKPNPADSQGLYLESLRAIGIEPREHDIRFVEDDWESPTLGASGLGWEVWIDGMEISQFTYFQQVGGLRLNPVSVELTYGLLRLAMYVQGVGHVKDLLWGGGLSWGDVQGQFEQEFSAFNFEHADVEMYRRHFDDREAEAARLVEAALVYPAYDAVIKCSHLFNLLEARGAISVTERTGYIKRVRALSRRVAQAYLEKREAMGFPLLGREEGSR, from the coding sequence ATGCTGAGCTACCAGGAGATGATCGCCGGGCTCCAGAGATTCTGGATGGACCAGGGTTGCGTCATCATCCAACCCTACAATTCCGAGGTGGGGGCCGGGACCTTCAACCCGGCCACCTTCCTGCGCTGCCTCGGACCGGAGCCCTGGAAGGTCGCCTACGTCGAGCCGAGCCGCCGGCCCAAGGACGGCCGCTACCTGGAGAATCCGAACCGCGTCCAGCAGTTCCTGCAGTACCAGGTCATCCTGAAGCCGAACCCCGCGGACTCGCAGGGCCTGTACCTGGAATCGCTGCGCGCCATCGGCATCGAGCCGCGTGAGCACGACATCCGCTTCGTGGAGGACGACTGGGAGTCGCCGACCCTCGGCGCCAGCGGCCTGGGCTGGGAGGTCTGGATCGACGGCATGGAGATCTCGCAGTTCACCTACTTCCAGCAGGTGGGCGGGCTGCGCCTGAACCCGGTGTCGGTCGAGCTGACCTACGGGCTGCTGCGCCTGGCGATGTACGTCCAGGGTGTCGGGCACGTGAAGGACCTGCTGTGGGGCGGCGGCCTCTCCTGGGGCGACGTCCAGGGCCAGTTCGAGCAGGAGTTCTCCGCCTTCAACTTCGAGCACGCCGACGTCGAGATGTACCGGCGCCACTTCGACGACCGCGAAGCCGAGGCGGCGCGCCTGGTCGAGGCGGCCCTGGTCTACCCCGCGTACGACGCGGTGATCAAGTGCAGCCACCTGTTCAACCTGCTCGAGGCGCGGGGCGCCATCTCGGTCACCGAGCGGACCGGCTACATCAAGCGCGTGCGTGCGCTGTCGCGCCGCGTCGCGCAGGCCTACCTGGAGAAGCGGGAGGCCATGGGCTTCCCCCTGCTGGGCCGCGAGGAGGGATCCCGATGA
- the recO gene encoding DNA repair protein RecO, producing the protein MPVLPQPVVHSRAVVLRAWPSGETSVVASLLTEARGYVRVIAKGARQGLSRLQPLVGPGRLVEVEFGWSPDRELQYLKGGSLLLDPLLDDNSLERTAYALAALELADRCRPSGEREVGLFGLCRRYLEMLSSGAAGDEAPLFYAFETALLELQGIAPELAACAACGGGLEPPGCRFSPAAGGAVCGACAGADDRPLAPETLAALRSLSGAAPERSSRRTSRETGILLHRFLTYHLPEYRLPAGLELLRAARSADAAAATAKDDEPC; encoded by the coding sequence TTGCCGGTCCTGCCGCAACCCGTCGTCCACTCCCGGGCCGTGGTGCTGAGGGCCTGGCCCAGCGGCGAGACCAGCGTGGTCGCCTCGCTGCTGACCGAGGCGCGGGGCTACGTGCGGGTCATCGCCAAGGGGGCGCGCCAGGGGCTTTCCCGGCTGCAGCCCCTGGTGGGGCCGGGCCGGCTCGTCGAGGTGGAGTTCGGCTGGAGCCCCGACCGCGAGCTGCAGTACCTCAAGGGCGGCAGCCTGCTGCTGGACCCGTTGCTGGACGACAACAGCCTCGAACGCACCGCCTACGCGCTCGCGGCGCTGGAACTAGCCGACCGCTGCCGCCCCAGCGGCGAGCGCGAGGTGGGCCTGTTTGGGCTTTGCCGCCGCTACCTGGAGATGCTATCATCCGGCGCGGCGGGGGACGAGGCCCCGCTTTTTTACGCCTTCGAGACGGCGCTGCTGGAGCTGCAGGGGATCGCGCCGGAACTGGCGGCCTGCGCCGCCTGCGGCGGCGGGCTGGAACCGCCCGGCTGCCGTTTCAGCCCTGCCGCCGGCGGCGCGGTCTGCGGCGCGTGCGCCGGGGCGGACGACCGGCCGCTCGCGCCCGAGACGCTGGCGGCCCTGCGGTCGCTGAGCGGCGCGGCGCCGGAGCGGTCCTCGCGGCGGACCTCCCGCGAAACGGGGATCCTGCTGCACCGCTTCCTGACCTATCACCTGCCGGAGTACCGCCTGCCCGCGGGCCTGGAACTGCTGCGCGCGGCGCGGAGCGCCGACGCCGCGGCCGCGACCGCAAAGGACGACGAACCATGCTGA